In Streptomyces sp. RFCAC02, the following proteins share a genomic window:
- the nadA gene encoding quinolinate synthase NadA, producing the protein MTTTQSLDVTPSPLALLLLGRGSDPASERGVDCPGDLPAPSDPGLVERARAAKERLGERVFVLGHHYQRDEVVQFADVTGDSFKLARDAAARPQAEYIVFCGVHFMAESADILTSDDQAVVLPDLAAGCSMADMADAEQVAEAWDVLTDAGVAGSTVPVTYMNSSADIKAFTGRHGGTVCTSSNARRALEWAFAQRPDGEGKVLFLPDQHLGRNTAVRDLGMSLEDCVVYNPHKPNGGLTADELRRARMILWRGHCSVHGRFTLESVREVRERIPGVNVLVHPECKHEVVAAADRVGSTEHIIRTLEEAPAGSRWAIGTELNLVRRLADRFAPQGKEIVFLDRTVCFCSTMNRIDLPHLVWALESLADGKVVNRIRVDAETEHYAKLALERMLALP; encoded by the coding sequence ATGACCACCACCCAGAGCCTGGACGTCACCCCCTCCCCCCTGGCCCTCCTCCTGCTCGGCCGCGGGTCCGACCCGGCGAGCGAGCGCGGCGTGGACTGTCCGGGTGACCTGCCGGCGCCCTCCGACCCCGGCCTCGTGGAACGGGCGCGCGCGGCCAAGGAACGGCTCGGCGAGCGCGTCTTCGTCCTCGGGCACCACTACCAGCGGGACGAGGTGGTGCAGTTCGCCGACGTGACGGGCGACTCGTTCAAGCTGGCCAGGGACGCGGCGGCGCGCCCCCAGGCCGAGTACATCGTCTTCTGCGGCGTGCACTTCATGGCGGAGTCCGCCGACATCCTCACCTCCGACGACCAGGCCGTCGTCCTCCCCGACCTCGCCGCCGGCTGCTCGATGGCCGACATGGCCGACGCCGAGCAGGTCGCCGAGGCGTGGGACGTGCTGACCGACGCCGGGGTCGCCGGCTCCACCGTGCCGGTCACCTACATGAACTCCTCGGCCGACATCAAGGCGTTCACCGGCCGCCACGGCGGCACCGTCTGCACCTCGTCCAACGCCCGCCGCGCCCTGGAATGGGCCTTCGCGCAGCGCCCCGACGGCGAGGGCAAGGTCCTCTTCCTGCCCGACCAGCACCTCGGCCGCAACACCGCCGTGCGCGACCTCGGCATGTCCCTGGAGGACTGCGTCGTCTACAACCCGCACAAGCCGAACGGCGGCCTCACCGCCGACGAGCTGCGGCGGGCGAGGATGATCCTGTGGCGGGGGCACTGCTCGGTCCACGGCCGGTTCACCCTGGAGTCGGTGCGGGAGGTGCGCGAGCGCATCCCCGGCGTCAACGTCCTGGTCCACCCCGAGTGCAAGCACGAGGTCGTCGCCGCGGCCGACCGGGTCGGCTCCACCGAGCACATCATCCGGACGCTGGAGGAGGCGCCGGCGGGCAGCCGCTGGGCCATCGGGACCGAGCTGAACCTCGTCCGCCGCCTCGCGGACCGCTTCGCCCCGCAGGGCAAGGAGATCGTCTTCCTGGACCGCACGGTCTGCTTCTGCTCCACGATGAACCGCATCGACCTGCCCCACCTCGTCTGGGCGCTGGAGTCGCTCGCGGACGGCAAGGTCGTGAACCGCATCCGCGTGGACGCCGAGACCGAGCACTACGCCAAGCTGGCCCTGGAGCGCATGCTCGCGCTGCCGTGA
- a CDS encoding GNAT family N-acetyltransferase: MLLRRVRDTREDAEAVRAVAAAGAGETAGTGADGTAADRPALRRRVVRHLAGTDPEGCWLAEDAAGRPVGAALAARRDTLWGLTLLAVAPEARGKGVGTELVRHVLGYARGTLRGMACAGDHPAAARVLRGAGFTLHPLMTLSGTVDGSRLTVPDGPAIEGGPAQRDLMDSVDRRLRGSAHGPDHDELLRHCRVVVADDLAGSGYCYLDADSGGVELLAATSRRIAVRLLASALLSLPPGTAATVPRLTTEQEWALDVGLAAGLALRTDGFLCLRGMRPPRPYIPSAYFQ; encoded by the coding sequence ATGCTGCTGCGCCGCGTACGGGACACCCGCGAGGACGCCGAGGCCGTACGGGCCGTCGCCGCCGCCGGTGCCGGGGAGACCGCCGGCACGGGCGCCGACGGCACGGCGGCGGACCGGCCCGCGCTCCGGCGCCGCGTCGTCCGGCACCTCGCCGGCACCGACCCGGAGGGCTGCTGGCTCGCCGAGGACGCCGCCGGGCGGCCCGTCGGCGCGGCGCTCGCCGCCCGCCGCGACACCCTGTGGGGCCTCACCCTGCTGGCCGTCGCCCCCGAGGCGCGCGGCAAGGGAGTCGGCACGGAGCTGGTGCGCCACGTCCTCGGCTACGCGCGCGGCACCCTGCGCGGCATGGCCTGCGCGGGCGACCACCCGGCCGCGGCCCGGGTGCTGCGGGGCGCCGGGTTCACGCTGCACCCGCTCATGACGCTGTCCGGCACGGTCGACGGGTCACGGCTCACCGTCCCGGACGGCCCCGCCATCGAGGGCGGCCCGGCGCAGCGCGACCTCATGGACTCCGTGGACCGGCGGCTGCGGGGCAGCGCCCACGGCCCGGACCACGACGAGCTGCTGCGCCACTGCCGCGTCGTCGTCGCCGACGACCTGGCGGGCAGCGGCTACTGCTACCTGGACGCGGACAGCGGCGGCGTCGAACTCCTCGCCGCCACCTCCCGCAGGATCGCCGTCCGTCTCCTCGCGTCCGCGCTCCTCAGCCTGCCGCCGGGCACCGCCGCCACCGTGCCCCGGCTGACCACGGAGCAGGAGTGGGCGCTCGACGTGGGCCTGGCCGCCGGGCTGGCCCTGCGCACCGACGGATTCCTGTGCCTGCGCGGCATGCGGCCCCCGCGCCCGTACATACCGTCGGCCTACTTCCAGTGA
- a CDS encoding response regulator transcription factor: protein MIRVVLADDQALLRSAFRVLVDSDPGMTVTGEASDGAEAVRVVREAGADVVLMDIRMPGTDGLAATRAIGADPSLAGVRVVILTTFESDDYVVEALRAGASGFLGKGAEPEELLHAIRLAAAGESLLSPSATRGLIARFLARDGAGGPPLDAARLDVLTAREREVLVEVAGGLSNDEIALRLGVSPLTVKTHINRLLTKLSARDRAQLVVTAYETGLVRPRAV from the coding sequence GTGATACGTGTCGTCCTGGCCGACGACCAGGCCCTGCTGCGCAGCGCGTTCCGCGTCCTCGTGGACTCCGATCCGGGCATGACGGTGACGGGCGAGGCATCCGACGGGGCCGAGGCCGTACGGGTGGTCCGCGAGGCGGGCGCCGACGTCGTGCTGATGGACATCCGCATGCCCGGCACGGACGGCCTGGCCGCCACGCGCGCCATCGGCGCCGACCCGTCGCTGGCGGGTGTGCGGGTGGTGATCCTGACGACGTTCGAGTCCGACGACTACGTGGTCGAGGCGCTGCGCGCGGGCGCCTCGGGGTTCCTCGGCAAGGGCGCGGAGCCGGAGGAGCTGCTGCACGCCATCCGGCTCGCGGCGGCGGGGGAGTCGCTGCTGTCCCCGTCGGCGACCCGGGGCCTGATCGCCCGCTTCCTGGCGCGCGACGGGGCGGGGGGACCGCCGCTCGACGCCGCACGGCTCGACGTCCTCACCGCGCGCGAGCGCGAGGTGCTGGTGGAGGTCGCCGGGGGCCTGTCGAACGACGAGATCGCGCTGCGGCTCGGCGTGAGTCCCCTGACGGTCAAGACGCACATCAACCGCCTGCTGACGAAGCTGTCCGCGCGGGACCGCGCCCAGCTCGTCGTCACCGCCTACGAGACGGGCCTCGTACGCCCCCGCGCGGTCTGA